In one Candidatus Binatia bacterium genomic region, the following are encoded:
- the prfA gene encoding peptide chain release factor 1, with protein sequence MARRFDEIEAQLANPTGEFDQTRYTALVKERAQLEAPVRAYRALHATRTQIEANEALARQDDAELRALAHEENVTLRARAAALEAELAELMAPRDPNDSRDVFVEIRAGTGGDEAAIFAGDLARMYMRFAESKGMKAELVSESPSEAGGYKEIVFALKGDDPYRYLKHESGVHRVQRVPETEAQGRIHTSTATVAVLPQVEDDGEIEIKPAELQIDTYKASGAGGQYVNKTESAIRITHLPTGIVVASQQERSQQQNREKAMQMLRATIADRKRREQEEAVGSMRRAQVGSGERAQKIRTYNFPQDRITDHRIGRSFGNIRGVMDGNLGPISEELIADERARLLAGEAAV encoded by the coding sequence ATGGCGCGACGCTTCGACGAGATCGAAGCGCAGCTCGCCAACCCCACCGGTGAGTTCGACCAGACCCGCTACACCGCACTCGTAAAGGAACGCGCGCAGTTGGAGGCGCCCGTTCGAGCCTATCGCGCGCTTCACGCAACGCGCACGCAGATCGAAGCCAACGAAGCGCTCGCGCGTCAAGACGACGCGGAGCTCCGCGCGCTCGCCCACGAGGAGAACGTCACCCTGCGCGCCCGGGCGGCGGCGCTCGAGGCCGAGCTTGCCGAATTGATGGCTCCGCGCGATCCGAACGATTCGCGCGACGTCTTCGTGGAGATTCGAGCCGGAACCGGCGGCGACGAGGCCGCGATCTTCGCAGGCGACCTGGCGCGCATGTACATGCGTTTCGCGGAATCGAAGGGCATGAAGGCGGAGCTGGTCTCGGAGAGCCCGAGCGAGGCCGGCGGTTATAAAGAGATCGTCTTTGCGCTCAAGGGAGACGATCCGTACCGCTACCTGAAGCACGAATCGGGCGTCCACCGCGTTCAGCGGGTCCCGGAAACGGAGGCGCAGGGGCGGATTCACACGAGCACCGCGACGGTCGCGGTGCTGCCGCAGGTCGAGGACGACGGCGAGATCGAGATCAAGCCCGCCGAACTGCAGATAGATACGTATAAAGCCTCGGGTGCCGGCGGGCAGTACGTCAACAAGACGGAGTCCGCAATCCGCATCACGCACCTGCCGACGGGCATCGTCGTCGCATCGCAACAGGAGCGATCGCAGCAGCAGAATCGCGAGAAGGCGATGCAGATGCTTCGCGCGACGATCGCCGATCGCAAGCGGCGCGAGCAAGAAGAGGCGGTCGGCTCGATGCGGCGCGCGCAGGTCGGCAGCGGCGAGCGGGCGCAGAAGATCCGCACCTATAACTTCCCCCAAGATCGCATCACCGATCATCGGATCGGGCGCAGCTTCGGGAACATCCGCGGCGTCATGGACGGCAATCTCGGTCCGATCAGCGAGGAGTTGATCGCCGACGAGCGCGCGCGGCTGCTCGCCGGCGAGGCGGCCGTTTGA
- a CDS encoding glycosyltransferase family 2 protein, whose product MDPGLITAVVLSRDEERNLPRALTSLPRGVGILVLDANSRDRTVEFARSAGARIVEREWTNFVDARRFALAQVETPWTLMIDADEALDDLLRDAIVRASPDVDAYRVKRTTYFCGKPMRLWRNEPLVRLFRTGRATLTARPAAASGAPLHEAWSSDGRVGELPGTLLHYSYPDVASYRSKYDRYTTLEARSMKPSPLRLLSECAASAARFPWLLFGKGAALDGPRGWYVAYRSAVYPAVAARKALFP is encoded by the coding sequence CTGGACCCAGGCTTAATCACCGCCGTCGTTCTCAGCCGCGACGAAGAACGCAACCTCCCGCGCGCTCTGACCAGTCTGCCGCGCGGCGTCGGGATACTCGTTCTCGACGCGAACTCGCGGGATCGGACCGTGGAGTTCGCTCGTAGCGCGGGAGCGCGCATCGTCGAGCGCGAGTGGACGAACTTCGTGGACGCGCGGCGGTTTGCGCTCGCGCAGGTCGAGACGCCCTGGACGCTGATGATCGACGCCGACGAGGCGCTCGACGATCTGCTTCGCGACGCGATCGTGCGAGCGTCGCCCGACGTGGACGCCTATCGCGTCAAGCGGACGACGTACTTCTGCGGCAAGCCGATGCGGCTGTGGCGCAACGAGCCGCTCGTCCGGCTCTTTCGAACCGGCCGCGCGACGCTGACCGCGCGCCCCGCTGCGGCGAGCGGAGCACCGCTGCACGAAGCGTGGTCCTCGGACGGACGCGTCGGCGAGCTGCCCGGGACGCTCTTGCACTACTCGTACCCCGACGTCGCGTCGTACCGCTCGAAGTACGACCGCTACACGACGCTCGAGGCCCGGAGCATGAAGCCCTCGCCCCTGCGGCTGCTGAGCGAGTGCGCCGCGAGCGCGGCTCGATTTCCGTGGCTGCTCTTCGGGAAGGGCGCGGCGCTCGACGGGCCGCGCGGCTGGTACGTCGCCTATCGCTCCGCCGTCTATCCGGCCGTCGCTGCGAGGAAGGCGCTCTTTCCGTGA
- the prmC gene encoding peptide chain release factor N(5)-glutamine methyltransferase, producing MRSVGALLADGTAALRAVSDSPRADAALLLSSALSRGREWLAAHEDAVPARPEIEAFEALCNRRREGVPIAYVLGTAGFYGREFAVDESVLVPRPESEHLIDESLRFIRGEMRALDVGCGSGAIACTLAASGAAFVDATDSSPAAIAVARRNAERLGVARRCTFHLGDLIGPVLANRYGLVVANLPYVPSGDLPRRPDSASFEPRAALDGGPDGLVLYRRLLAGLAPLLEPVALVLLEAAPPTIARLAELTRSALPEFAVAVGDDYAGLARYVRAERPQV from the coding sequence TTGAGAAGCGTCGGCGCACTCCTGGCGGACGGGACGGCGGCACTCCGAGCCGTCAGCGATTCGCCGCGCGCCGATGCCGCGCTGCTCCTTTCGAGCGCACTCTCGCGCGGGCGCGAATGGCTTGCGGCCCACGAAGACGCGGTGCCGGCACGGCCGGAGATCGAGGCGTTCGAGGCGCTCTGCAACCGGCGGCGCGAGGGCGTGCCGATCGCATACGTCCTTGGGACCGCCGGGTTTTACGGCCGCGAGTTCGCCGTGGACGAGTCGGTGCTCGTCCCTCGCCCGGAGAGCGAGCATCTAATAGACGAATCGCTGCGCTTCATCCGGGGAGAGATGCGCGCGCTCGACGTTGGCTGCGGCAGCGGCGCGATTGCGTGCACGCTTGCCGCGAGCGGCGCCGCGTTCGTCGACGCTACCGATTCGTCGCCGGCAGCGATTGCAGTCGCGAGGCGCAACGCCGAGCGGCTGGGCGTCGCGCGACGCTGCACGTTCCATCTCGGCGATCTGATCGGACCGGTCCTCGCGAACCGCTACGGCCTCGTCGTGGCGAACCTGCCGTACGTGCCGAGCGGGGATCTCCCACGACGCCCCGATTCGGCATCGTTCGAGCCGCGCGCCGCGCTCGACGGCGGTCCCGACGGACTGGTGCTCTATCGGCGCCTGCTCGCGGGCCTGGCGCCGCTGCTCGAACCGGTCGCGCTCGTACTGCTCGAGGCGGCACCGCCGACGATCGCGCGCCTCGCGGAGCTCACGCGGTCCGCACTGCCGGAGTTTGCGGTCGCCGTCGGCGACGACTACGCGGGCCTCGCCCGCTACGTGAGGGCCGAGCGCCCGCAGGTTTAG
- a CDS encoding CTP synthase, translating to MAKYIFFTGGVVSSLGKGITAASLGRLLKARGLSVSIQKLDPYINVDAGTMNPYQHGEVFVTEDGAETDLDLGHYERFIDENLQRANNVTTGQIYNSVIEKERRGEYLGATVQVIPHITNEIKAHIKRVAEASHAEVCIVEVGGTVGDIESLPFLEAIRQMRYDVGDENVMYVHLTLLPHLGAADELKTKPTQHSVRELRGIGISPDAIVCRTQSAQPMPLELKEKIALFCDVPPGAVVQNSDARTIYQVPLNLEGEGLAQAAVRKLNLPTCAPMLDDWAAITERLLHPRRRVTIALVGKYVELKDAYISIDEALAHAGIFYHAAVEIRRIDSELIENEGIDVLRGAHGVVVAPGFGARGVKGKLQAIQYVRERKIPFLGICYGMQLACVEFARNVCELPDAMTSEVDETSVDPVIDFMPDQRNLEMYGGTMRLGTYACTLEEGSQAARAYGELEISERHRHRYEFNNRYRPIFEEHGMRFSGHHTIGKTRLVEVVELPPDLHPWFVATQAHPEFKSRPNNPAPLYRDFIGAALAHEERVDGRAGVAEAPSWTQA from the coding sequence ATGGCGAAGTATATCTTCTTCACCGGGGGCGTGGTAAGTTCGCTCGGTAAGGGCATAACCGCCGCCTCTCTCGGACGGCTGCTCAAGGCGCGAGGCCTGAGCGTCTCGATCCAAAAACTCGATCCCTACATCAACGTCGACGCCGGTACGATGAACCCGTATCAGCACGGCGAGGTTTTCGTCACCGAAGACGGCGCGGAGACCGATCTCGATCTCGGGCATTACGAGCGTTTCATTGACGAGAACTTGCAGCGGGCGAACAACGTCACGACCGGACAGATCTACAATTCGGTGATCGAAAAGGAGCGGCGCGGCGAGTATCTCGGCGCCACCGTTCAGGTGATTCCTCATATCACGAACGAGATTAAGGCGCACATCAAGCGCGTCGCCGAGGCGAGTCACGCCGAAGTCTGCATCGTCGAGGTCGGCGGGACGGTCGGCGACATCGAGTCGCTGCCCTTCTTGGAGGCGATCCGCCAGATGCGCTACGACGTCGGCGACGAGAACGTCATGTACGTCCATCTCACGCTCCTGCCGCATCTCGGGGCGGCCGACGAGCTGAAGACCAAGCCGACGCAGCACTCGGTTCGGGAGCTGCGCGGCATCGGCATCTCGCCCGACGCAATCGTCTGCCGCACGCAGTCCGCGCAGCCGATGCCCCTCGAACTGAAGGAGAAGATCGCGCTCTTCTGCGACGTCCCGCCGGGCGCCGTCGTGCAGAACTCAGACGCGCGAACGATCTATCAGGTTCCCCTCAACCTCGAAGGGGAGGGGTTGGCGCAGGCCGCAGTCCGGAAGCTGAACCTTCCGACCTGCGCGCCGATGCTCGACGACTGGGCGGCGATCACGGAGCGGCTGCTCCATCCGCGCCGCCGCGTCACGATCGCGCTCGTCGGAAAGTACGTCGAACTAAAAGACGCATATATCTCGATCGACGAGGCGCTGGCGCACGCCGGAATCTTCTACCACGCCGCCGTCGAGATCCGGCGCATCGACTCCGAGCTGATCGAGAACGAAGGCATCGACGTGCTGCGCGGAGCCCATGGCGTCGTCGTCGCTCCGGGCTTCGGCGCGCGCGGCGTCAAAGGCAAGCTGCAGGCGATTCAATACGTTCGGGAGCGGAAGATACCGTTCTTAGGCATCTGCTATGGAATGCAACTCGCGTGCGTCGAGTTTGCGCGCAACGTCTGCGAGCTTCCGGACGCAATGACGAGCGAGGTAGACGAGACGAGCGTCGATCCGGTCATAGACTTCATGCCGGATCAGAGAAATTTGGAGATGTACGGCGGCACGATGCGCCTCGGAACCTACGCGTGCACGCTCGAGGAGGGGAGCCAGGCGGCTCGGGCATACGGCGAGCTGGAGATCAGCGAGCGGCATCGCCACCGGTACGAGTTCAACAACCGCTACCGTCCGATATTCGAAGAACACGGCATGCGTTTCTCCGGCCACCATACGATCGGCAAGACGCGCTTGGTCGAGGTCGTCGAGCTCCCGCCCGATCTCCATCCGTGGTTCGTCGCGACGCAGGCGCACCCGGAGTTCAAGTCGCGCCCCAACAATCCGGCGCCGCTCTACCGCGACTTCATCGGCGCCGCGCTCGCGCACGAGGAGCGCGTCGACGGGCGTGCCGGCGTCGCCGAGGCGCCGTCCTGGACCCAGGCTTAA
- a CDS encoding 3-isopropylmalate dehydratase small subunit: MESKLRGRAHKYGKNVDTDVIIPGKYCNITDQAELGKHALEGLDPEYAARMQAGDIIVADTNFGCGSSREVAPIAIKGSGTAAVVAKSFARIFYRNALNIGLPIFESPEAVDGIESGDEIELEPASGIVRNITRGTEYRAAEFPPFMRSLIDAGGLVPYVEARLSH, translated from the coding sequence ATGGAATCGAAACTTCGCGGCCGCGCGCACAAGTACGGAAAGAACGTCGACACCGACGTCATCATTCCGGGGAAGTACTGCAACATCACCGATCAGGCGGAGCTCGGCAAGCACGCGCTCGAGGGGCTCGATCCCGAGTACGCCGCGCGGATGCAAGCCGGCGACATCATCGTCGCCGACACGAACTTCGGTTGCGGCTCGAGCCGCGAGGTCGCTCCGATCGCGATCAAGGGCTCGGGGACGGCGGCGGTGGTGGCAAAGAGCTTCGCGCGGATCTTCTACAGGAACGCGCTGAATATCGGGCTTCCGATCTTCGAGTCGCCCGAGGCCGTGGACGGCATCGAATCCGGCGACGAGATCGAGCTCGAGCCCGCGAGCGGGATCGTTCGGAACATCACGCGCGGCACGGAGTATCGCGCCGCGGAGTTTCCGCCGTTCATGCGATCGCTGATCGACGCCGGCGGCCTCGTCCCGTACGTCGAGGCCCGCCTGTCGCATTAA
- the rpmE gene encoding 50S ribosomal protein L31, which translates to MKTQIHPKWYPEARVHCACGNSFVTGSTLPEIAVEICAACHPLFTGQQKLVDTAGRVDKFNQRSAAARRKQEEAAARKAAREAKKAAAAL; encoded by the coding sequence GTGAAGACCCAGATTCATCCCAAGTGGTATCCGGAGGCGCGCGTGCACTGCGCGTGCGGGAACTCGTTCGTCACCGGCTCGACGTTGCCGGAGATCGCCGTCGAGATCTGCGCCGCGTGCCATCCGCTCTTTACCGGCCAACAGAAGCTCGTCGACACCGCGGGCCGCGTCGACAAGTTCAACCAGCGCTCGGCAGCCGCTCGGCGCAAGCAAGAGGAAGCCGCCGCTCGCAAGGCCGCGCGCGAGGCGAAGAAGGCGGCAGCCGCACTCTGA